In Aeromicrobium wangtongii, the DNA window TGAGCGCGTACGGCGGCACCGCCACGATGGTCGAGCCGATGGGGCACCGCGTGCCGCTCATCCCCCCGATCGGCGAGGCCTATGTCGCAGGCGGGACGCCCGAGACGATCGATCACTGGTTGTCCAAGGTCGCACCGAACGATGCCGACCTGGTCGACTGCTACCGCGCCCGCCTGGCGTCGGTGAACGAGCACGGCTACGCCATGAGCATGGTCGGCCCGGGCGCCCGCGCCGACTACGAGCGGCTGGGAGCCGCGCTGGCCGAGTACGCCTCCGGCGAGCTGACGCCCGCCCGTGAGCGTGCCGTGCGGTCGGTGCTGGCCGAGACGCGCCACTTCTTCGAGGACGTCGACCTGTCACCCGATGAGATCTACGACGTCGGCGCGATCGTCGTCCCGGTGCACGGACCCGACGGCCACGTCGTCATGGTGCTGCGCGCGACCCAGCTGCCGGCCGGGGTCACCGGGCGGGTCGCGGCCGGCTGGGTGCAGGAGCTGCGGCACGCCGCGCAGGCCGTGGCCCGCGACCTGTCCGTCGGGGCCGGCGCCGTCCGCGCCCAGGACTACCGCGACTGGTACGACAGCGACTTCCCGCTCTGAGACCGGCGGGCGGGCCTCACCCAAGGGGCCTCCGACCGGTTCCGGACATGACAGGAGCGCCGCCCGACGATCTCGTCGGGCGGCGCTCCTGATGTCACTGGGCCAGCTGGTGCACGATTCCCGGCGGGCGGTTCTTCGCCTCGGGATCAAGCTTGTGGCCCCAGATGGCGGGGGTGCCGTACGTGTACGGCACCCAGTCGCCGCCGACCTCGACACCGTCGTAGCCGATCTCGATGTTGAACTGCGAGGGCGTGGCGCAGTAGAAGCTGAACGTCTTGTCATTGGTGTGCCGGCCCAGGCTCAGGGTCAGCGGGACGTCCATCTCGTCGAGCATGTCGTAGGCGGTGCCCACGTCGTCGATCGACTTGACCTGCAGCATCAGGTGGTTGAACACGCCGACACCCGGGGGGCACTGCCCCAGCGCGAGCGTGTGGTGGCGTGCGTTGACGTGGTAGAACCGGGCGTTGAGCTGACCCGGGACGATGATCTTGTCCGACAGCTGGAAGTCCAGGACGCCGGAGAAGAAGGCGTGACCGGCTTCGATGTCGGGCATCATCAGCAGGACGTGGCCCAGACCCTGCGAGCCGGTGACGAAACCGGAGCTCGCCCGGCCCGGCCGGAACGTCGCGGGGTAGAAGTGCTGACCCCACGTGATCTCGTGCGGGAAGCCCCACGGATCGGTGAAGGTCACCAGCCGGTTGACGTTGCGCTGCTCGGCCAGCTCGTCGCTGCCGCGCACGGCGCGGACACCGGCTGCCTCGAGCTTTCGCACGACGACGTCCAGGTCCTCCTCGTGGTCGACCGCCCAGCCGAAGTACGCGACCGAGTCGGTCTCGGCGGGGTGGATCTGCAGGCGCCACGCGGCGTCGTCGACGCGCAGGCGGACCGATCCGTCAGCGCCGTCCTCGGCGAGCTCGGCGCCCAGGAACTGGGTGCCGAAGCGGCGCCAGTCCTGCGTCCGGGGCGAGTTGACCCCGAGGTAGGCAAGGGACTTGATCATGGTGGTGCTCCTTGGGGTGGGGTCAGACGTACAGGGCCGGAGATGCTTCGCCGCCGAGATCATCGGTCGACCAGCCGGCGTAGATGTTCTCCGCGACATTGCAGATGTGGCTGAGCGCGACCTGCAGGTCACGCCAGTAGCGCTCATTGGGGAAGTCCTTGCGGATGCCGCTGGCGCCGCTGATCTTGTAGAGCCGGTCGACGGCGTCGGCGCACCGACGCGAGGCCCGCACCTGGTCGCGCCGGAAGGTCAGACGCTGGCTGCGGCTGAGCTCGCCGCCGGCCGACACATGGTCGAAGACCTCCGCGACCGATGTCAGCAGGTGCGAACGGCTGGCCGCGACATCGGCCGAGGCCTCGCCGAACACGATGAGCTGGTTGACGTCGGTGCGTGCGGTGATGCCGTCGGCGGAGACCCGCTGGGCCATGTAGTCGCGGTAGACCGCGATGGCGCCCTGCGCGATGCCCTGGGTGCCGGCCGCGATGGCGGCCGAGAAGATCAGCGGGAACTTCATCCGGTACAGGGGGTTGCCCTCCTGCCGGTGCTCGTACCCGCCGGCGATCATCGTGCCGGCCTCGACGACGCGATAGTCCGGGATGAACACATCGGTCATCCGGACGTCCTTGGAGCCGGTGCCCTCCAGGCCCATGACGTTCCAGGAGTCCTCGACGATCTCGTAGTCCTTGCGCGGGATCACGAAGTGCCGGATGTCGGGCGGTGTGCCGACCTGCCCGGCCGCATCCACGACGATGCCGCCCAGGATGACCCACTCGGCGTGGTCGGTGCCGGTCGAGTACGGCCACTGGCCGGTGAACAGGAATCCTCCGTCGACCGGGGTCGCCCGGCCGAAGGGAGCGTACGGCGAGGCCGTCCACGTGTCGGGGTCCTCGCCCCAGATCTCCTCCTGCAGGCGCGGGTCCATCATCGCGATCTCCCACGGGTGGACGCCCACGACGCCCGAGACCCATCCGGCCGAGGGCGATGCGATGCCCACGGCCATGACCGCCTCGAGGAAGTCGTTCGGGTGGGCCTCGTAGCCCGAGTACTCCTTGGGCTGCAGCAGCCGCACCAGCCCGGTGCCCCGGATCGCGTCGACCGTGCGATCGGTCAGGCGTCCGAGCTCGTCGCTGGGCCGGGCCTCCCCGCGCAGGACGTCGGCGACCTTGCTGACGTTGTCTGTCACCTCGTGCATGTGTGCTCCTCGTGTGCGGCGTCCGGCAGCTGCGCCGCGCCAGGGGTGGGAATGATCCGAGCCGCCGAAGCGCCTGAAGCGATCACTACAGAGAAGGTAGATCCGTGTGGCGTGCGCCACAACGAGCCTGTTCCGGGCAGTGGCACGACGCCGGCGCCGGTCATGCGGTGCGGGAGCGGTCCCGCACGATCTTGGCCAGGGCGACGGCCACGACCAGGCCGGCTCCGTAGAAGACGTTCTGGATCCAGCCGGAGTAGCCCAGCAGCTGCAGGCCGAAGATGCCGGTGGTCAGGAAGTAGATCGCGATCATCGTGCCGATCGGGTTGAACGCGCCCGGCTGCACCACGGCCGTGCCGAGGAACACCGCGGCCAGCGCCGGCAGCAGGTAGGTGCCGGACGTCGAGGAGTCGAAGCCACCGACGGTCGCGACCAGGATCAGGCCGGCCAGCCCGGCGAGCACCCCGGCGACGACGTAGGCGCCGAAACGCACCCGCTGGACCCGGATGCCCGCGAGCCGCGCCACCTCACGGTTGGCGCCCACGAAGATCATGGAGCGACCCAGCGGTGTCCAGGCCAGGACGTACGCCAGCACGACCGCGAGCAGGATGCCGTAGTAGAAGGAGACCGGCATGCCCAGCACCTCGCCGATCGACAGCCGGGCCAGGCCCTCGCTGCGCACCGACACGATCGTCGATCCGGAGACCGCCTGGGCGATGCCCGTCAGCAGGGTCGCCATGCCCAGCGTGACGACGAACGACGACACGTCGAGCACCACCACGAAGAAGGCGTTGACGACGCCGGCCAGTACCGCGGCGCCGACGCCGAGCACACAGGCCAGCACGATGTTCATGCCGTGCACGCCCGCCAGGACGGGGATGATTGTCGCGCTGATGCCCATCATCGAGGCCACCGACAGGTCGAACTCGCCGACGACGAGGGTCACCAGTGCCGACATGGCCAGGAAGACCAGCACCTGCTGTGAGCCGAAGATCGACGAGAACGTCCCGCTCGTGCCGAAGGTGTCGGGAACCTGCGAGTAGAAGTACAACGCCATGAGCGCCCACACCCCGATCAGGGCGTACTTCGACAGCAGCGTGTGCACGATCGCGCGACCGCGGCTGCGGCCCGGATGAGGTGTCAGGGACGGCTGGTCGGTTGACGGCGCCGCGGGGGCTCCGTCGCTGATGATCCTGTCGGCGGTGTCCTGGTCGCTGACGACGCCGGCCACTGCGGCCTGCGGACGGGTGGCTTCAGCCATGGAGGGCTCCTGCGGTCGTGGGGACTGAGTAGGTCGCCTCGAGGACGTCCTCGGGGTCTCGGGTGTGCAGCTCGTGCGGCGGTCGGCCCGGGTGCAGGACGAGGATCCGGTCGCAGATCTGGGTCAGGTCGGTCGGCTCGGTGCTGACCAGCAGGACGCCGCGGCCGGCGGCCGCGGCATCGCAGATCGCCCGCAGGAGATCCGACCGCGCCCCGACGTCGACCGCCTGCGTCGGCTCGTGCAGCACCAGCAGGTCCGGGTCGGTGGCGAGCCACTTGGCGAACAGGACCTTCTGCTGGTTGCCGCCGCTGAGCTCCTTGACCAGCGCGGCGCCCGAGCTGGTCTTGATGTCCAGGCCGGCGATGGACCGCTCGGTGAGCTCGTCCTGCCAGCCCCGACGCACCAGCCACGGGCGTCCGCGGCGGCGGATGTTCGGCAGCGTGAGGTTGTCCCGCACGCTGAGCTCGACGGCCAGCCCGTCGCGCACGCGGCGCTCGGGCACCAGCGCGATACCCGCGGCCAGGGCCCCCGCCACGTCGCAGGTGGCCAGATCGATCGTGCCCGATGCGGTGGTGACGGTCCCGCCCGTCGGGGCGGCCGCCCCGGCGAGCAGATAGGGCACCTGCTCGAACCCGGTTCCCGGCAGGCCGGTCAACCCCACGACCTCACCGCGCTGGACCGTGATCGACAACGACCCGCCGTCGACCGGCAGGTTCTCGATACGTGCCGCGACCTCCGACACCGGGGCCTGGAGGTGTCGGTCGACCGCCCCGACCGCCTTGCCGAGCATGAGCCCGGCCAGCGACGCCTCGGTCAGCTCCGACGTCGGCACTCCCGCGCCGGCCACGCGGCCGTCGCGCAGCACTGTCACCCGGTGGCTGAGCGTCAGCACCTCCTCGAGGTTGTGGCTCACCATCAGGACGGAGGTACCGGTGGCGACGACACGGTGCAGCAGCTCATGGATCCGCAGCAGCTCGTCACGCGGCAGGGCACGGGTCGCCTCGTCGAGGATCATGACGCCCTCCCCGGACACCGTGCCGCGCAGCGCGCGGGCGATCGCGACGCCGGCGCGGTACGACGGCGGCAGCTCACCCACGGTCGCTCGTGGCGAGACCGGGATCTGGAGCCGTTCGAGCAGCTCGGCCGCGACGGCGTCCTGCCGCTTCCAGTCGATGCGCCGGGTCAGACCGGAGCGGGCGAACCCGCCGACGCCGATGTTCTCGCTGACCGACAGGTGGTCCAGCAGGCCCATGTCCTGGTGGACCACCGAGATGCCCGCGGCCTGCGCCGCCCGCCACTGCACCGGCAGGGCGAGCGGCCGGCCGCCGACCGACAGCGTCATGCCGGAGTCGGGCGAGTGGTAGCCGGTCAGGATCTTGACCAGCGTCGACTTGCCCGACCCGTTCTGACCCACGAGTGAGTGGATCTCCCCCGGCTGGACCACGAGGTGAGCATCGCTGAGCACCGTGGCAGGACCGAAGGTCTTGCTCGCGTTGCGTGCCTCCAGCCGGGGGGCCGTCATTACTTCACGCCCCACGCGGTGCGGAACGCCTGCTTGAACTCGCCGCCGCCGAACCAGTCGGGCGTGAAGTACGCCTTGTCGGTCAGCTCCAGCTCACCGATGTTGTCGGGGTTGAAGTCGCGCGTGACCATCGCGTCGGCCTTCTGGACCTCGTCGCCGGCGAGCAGCTGCATCAGGGCGTTGGCGTACTTCCAGCCCTCGTAGATCACCGGGGTGCCGAGATCGGAGATCTGCTGCCCGTCGCGGACGCGCTGCAGGCCGGCCAGGTCCGAGCTGGACGAGACGACCTTGACCTTGTCGGCCAGGCCCGCGGCCTGCAGGCCTTGCATGGCCGGCGGGACGAAGCTGTCGACCGGCACGATCATCGTGGTGGTGTCCTTGTTGGCGACGAGCGCCGAGCTGACCGCGGAGGGCAGCTTGTCGATGTTCGCGGTCGTGAAGTCGGCGGTCGCCACACCGCAGCTCGGGCACAGCTGCTTGAACTTCTTGATGCCGGCATCGCTGGCGCTGCGCGTCGTCGTGGAGTCCATCAGGCGCAGCCACAGCACATTGGTGGCCGCCCCGCCGTGGGCCACGGCCGCCTCGCTCATGGTCTCGTACAGCTTGCTGACCCGGCCGGTGTTGTCGTAGAACGCCAGGGTGTCGTCGGACGTGCGTCCGCCGCTGGGGGCGACACCGCCCACGACGACCGGGACGCCCCTCTTGGCGAGGGCGTCGAAGGCCGTGCCGGCCATCTCGTAGTCGATGAACAGCGAGATGACGGCGTCGGCGCCCTGGTCGCCGGCCTGCTTGAGGCAGTCCGCGACCGAGCTCGGGTTGAACTTGCCGTCACAGATCGAGACCGAGGCGCCCAGCGGCTCCAGCGCGTCCTCGACGCCGATGGCGACACCGTGGATCACCGGGATGTTGTCGCCCAGGGGGATGACGGTGACCTTCTTGCCCTTCAGGTCGACGGGCTTGGACAGTGCCGGCTCGGCGGGGTACTCGGTGACCGGCTTGCTCAGCGCGGCGATCGTGTCCTTCGCAGCGGCGATGCCGGCCGCGCTGTCCGCATCGGAGCCGTCGTTCCCGGCCTCCTGCTCGGAGCCCTGCGCGCACGCGCCGAGCATCGCGAACGCGGCGACCGCGGCGGCGACGGCCACACGGGGCCTGGTGGTGTGACGAACAAGTGCCATGGACGTTCCTTCTGCCGTGCCGTGAGCCCGATGGCCACGGCGGGATGGGTCCGAGATTGCGGTGCCGGTGCACGAGAGCCGGGAGACCGGTGTGCGTCCGGTTCGCTGACCATGACCAACAGTGCGGTGGGTCACAC includes these proteins:
- a CDS encoding VOC family protein, with amino-acid sequence MIKSLAYLGVNSPRTQDWRRFGTQFLGAELAEDGADGSVRLRVDDAAWRLQIHPAETDSVAYFGWAVDHEEDLDVVVRKLEAAGVRAVRGSDELAEQRNVNRLVTFTDPWGFPHEITWGQHFYPATFRPGRASSGFVTGSQGLGHVLLMMPDIEAGHAFFSGVLDFQLSDKIIVPGQLNARFYHVNARHHTLALGQCPPGVGVFNHLMLQVKSIDDVGTAYDMLDEMDVPLTLSLGRHTNDKTFSFYCATPSQFNIEIGYDGVEVGGDWVPYTYGTPAIWGHKLDPEAKNRPPGIVHQLAQ
- a CDS encoding acyl-CoA dehydrogenase family protein; this encodes MHEVTDNVSKVADVLRGEARPSDELGRLTDRTVDAIRGTGLVRLLQPKEYSGYEAHPNDFLEAVMAVGIASPSAGWVSGVVGVHPWEIAMMDPRLQEEIWGEDPDTWTASPYAPFGRATPVDGGFLFTGQWPYSTGTDHAEWVILGGIVVDAAGQVGTPPDIRHFVIPRKDYEIVEDSWNVMGLEGTGSKDVRMTDVFIPDYRVVEAGTMIAGGYEHRQEGNPLYRMKFPLIFSAAIAAGTQGIAQGAIAVYRDYMAQRVSADGITARTDVNQLIVFGEASADVAASRSHLLTSVAEVFDHVSAGGELSRSQRLTFRRDQVRASRRCADAVDRLYKISGASGIRKDFPNERYWRDLQVALSHICNVAENIYAGWSTDDLGGEASPALYV
- a CDS encoding ABC transporter permease → MAEATRPQAAVAGVVSDQDTADRIISDGAPAAPSTDQPSLTPHPGRSRGRAIVHTLLSKYALIGVWALMALYFYSQVPDTFGTSGTFSSIFGSQQVLVFLAMSALVTLVVGEFDLSVASMMGISATIIPVLAGVHGMNIVLACVLGVGAAVLAGVVNAFFVVVLDVSSFVVTLGMATLLTGIAQAVSGSTIVSVRSEGLARLSIGEVLGMPVSFYYGILLAVVLAYVLAWTPLGRSMIFVGANREVARLAGIRVQRVRFGAYVVAGVLAGLAGLILVATVGGFDSSTSGTYLLPALAAVFLGTAVVQPGAFNPIGTMIAIYFLTTGIFGLQLLGYSGWIQNVFYGAGLVVAVALAKIVRDRSRTA
- a CDS encoding sugar ABC transporter ATP-binding protein; its protein translation is MTAPRLEARNASKTFGPATVLSDAHLVVQPGEIHSLVGQNGSGKSTLVKILTGYHSPDSGMTLSVGGRPLALPVQWRAAQAAGISVVHQDMGLLDHLSVSENIGVGGFARSGLTRRIDWKRQDAVAAELLERLQIPVSPRATVGELPPSYRAGVAIARALRGTVSGEGVMILDEATRALPRDELLRIHELLHRVVATGTSVLMVSHNLEEVLTLSHRVTVLRDGRVAGAGVPTSELTEASLAGLMLGKAVGAVDRHLQAPVSEVAARIENLPVDGGSLSITVQRGEVVGLTGLPGTGFEQVPYLLAGAAAPTGGTVTTASGTIDLATCDVAGALAAGIALVPERRVRDGLAVELSVRDNLTLPNIRRRGRPWLVRRGWQDELTERSIAGLDIKTSSGAALVKELSGGNQQKVLFAKWLATDPDLLVLHEPTQAVDVGARSDLLRAICDAAAAGRGVLLVSTEPTDLTQICDRILVLHPGRPPHELHTRDPEDVLEATYSVPTTAGALHG
- a CDS encoding sugar ABC transporter substrate-binding protein, whose protein sequence is MALVRHTTRPRVAVAAAVAAFAMLGACAQGSEQEAGNDGSDADSAAGIAAAKDTIAALSKPVTEYPAEPALSKPVDLKGKKVTVIPLGDNIPVIHGVAIGVEDALEPLGASVSICDGKFNPSSVADCLKQAGDQGADAVISLFIDYEMAGTAFDALAKRGVPVVVGGVAPSGGRTSDDTLAFYDNTGRVSKLYETMSEAAVAHGGAATNVLWLRLMDSTTTRSASDAGIKKFKQLCPSCGVATADFTTANIDKLPSAVSSALVANKDTTTMIVPVDSFVPPAMQGLQAAGLADKVKVVSSSSDLAGLQRVRDGQQISDLGTPVIYEGWKYANALMQLLAGDEVQKADAMVTRDFNPDNIGELELTDKAYFTPDWFGGGEFKQAFRTAWGVK